The Peptococcus niger genome has a segment encoding these proteins:
- a CDS encoding PDDEXK nuclease domain-containing protein gives MLIEKVRSSQLKAAIKVNYELLDLYWTLGEYIVKNQEQHSWGDAFIKSLAKDLQKEFPDMKGFSETNIKYIRRWYSFYMKGLQGVAEIENNDSKSKGLQAVAQFDERVINHIKQIPWGHNQRIINKCKTIDEAIYYVNKTIENGWSRNVLEHQIESGLYGREGKSITNFEKRLPALQSDLARQTLKDPYHFDFLTIREGYDERELQKELVDKISDFLLELGEGFAYIGKEYHLNINGDDFYIDLLFYNLKLHSYIVIELKAEKFKPEHLGQLNFYVTAVNRELKTDRDNATIGLLICKDKNDVVCEYSLEQISQPIGISKYEITKLLESEYKSSLPSIEEIEKKIKEIDTDN, from the coding sequence ATACTCATAGAGAAAGTAAGAAGTAGCCAACTTAAAGCTGCAATAAAGGTAAATTATGAGTTGCTAGATTTATATTGGACTTTGGGAGAATACATTGTAAAAAATCAAGAACAACATTCATGGGGAGATGCCTTTATAAAATCGTTAGCTAAAGATTTACAAAAAGAATTTCCTGATATGAAAGGTTTTTCTGAAACAAATATTAAGTATATCAGAAGATGGTATTCATTTTATATGAAAGGGCTACAAGGTGTAGCCGAAATAGAAAATAACGACAGCAAATCAAAAGGGCTGCAGGCTGTAGCCCAATTTGATGAAAGAGTGATTAACCATATTAAACAGATACCATGGGGACATAATCAAAGAATAATAAATAAGTGCAAGACCATTGATGAAGCCATCTATTATGTTAATAAAACCATTGAGAACGGGTGGAGCAGGAATGTACTTGAACATCAAATAGAAAGCGGATTATATGGCAGAGAAGGAAAATCTATAACAAACTTTGAAAAAAGGTTACCCGCTTTGCAATCAGATCTTGCAAGACAGACATTAAAAGATCCATATCATTTTGACTTTCTTACCATTCGTGAAGGATACGATGAGAGAGAACTTCAAAAAGAACTGGTTGACAAGATTTCTGATTTTTTGCTTGAACTTGGCGAGGGGTTTGCTTATATCGGCAAAGAATACCACTTAAATATAAATGGCGATGATTTTTATATTGATTTGCTGTTTTACAATTTGAAACTCCATTCTTACATTGTTATAGAATTGAAAGCGGAGAAGTTTAAGCCGGAACATTTAGGACAGCTTAATTTCTATGTAACAGCAGTGAATAGAGAGCTAAAAACCGATAGAGATAATGCTACGATTGGACTTCTTATTTGTAAAGATAAAAACGATGTTGTTTGTGAATATTCATTAGAACAAATATCACAACCTATAGGTATCAGCAAATATGAGATTACTAAATTGCTTGAATCAGAATATAAGAGCAGTTTGCCGAGTATCGAAGAAATAGAGAAAAAGATTAAGGAAATAGATACGGATAATTAA
- a CDS encoding IS3 family transposase gives MLRQRTHGEFFSLLKRGIYDGYVYRSREELVRPIEGFIRYYNNDRIKEKLGGLSPKQYRERMTSA, from the coding sequence CTGCTACGACAACGCACCCATGGAGAATTTTTCAGTCTACTGAAAAGAGGAATCTACGATGGCTACGTTTACCGAAGCCGGGAAGAGCTTGTCCGGCCTATCGAAGGCTTCATCCGTTACTACAACAACGATCGAATCAAGGAAAAGTTAGGAGGCCTGAGTCCGAAGCAATACCGTGAACGAATGACATCTGCATAG
- a CDS encoding MATE family efflux transporter: protein MKEDMKTQLLTKSPKELLFKLAIPGIIGMIVIGLYPFMDGVFAGWLIGDYAMSAISVSMSLTIINGGISALIGVGSASILSRAIGKGDKETTDKIFGNFCYWVIFFSVIITILGLVFAPHFLDLVGAKGNIKELGVRYLRIVFFGSIFVNFAQAGNMTMRGEGALKQSMMIMGAGAILNIILDPIFMKLMGEYAIEGAAIATVISQIVQAILTFHYFSKKSAFVGIHKIQKYKAIYSEMFSIGSSAMMMQILFAVQQTFLFKQAFAYGGDDWGILMSATMRLYMFSFIPLWGMSQGLQPVIGANFGAKQYGRVKDTMKIFMYGATILAAASWIPSMFCSEKLLSLFSVRREIIEVGVVNFKMFYSTFILYGIMIMTLTFFQSIGDGKKAGMIVMLRQLVLFIPAILLFPKVFGASAVWWTEPIVDFSMIMLGLFLMLNGLKKMGKQQITNSFR, encoded by the coding sequence ATGAAAGAAGATATGAAAACACAACTTTTAACCAAAAGTCCTAAAGAACTGTTATTTAAGTTGGCAATTCCCGGAATAATCGGGATGATTGTCATAGGATTGTATCCATTTATGGATGGTGTGTTTGCAGGATGGCTCATTGGTGATTATGCTATGTCAGCCATTAGTGTATCTATGTCCTTAACGATTATAAATGGAGGAATATCGGCATTGATTGGCGTTGGAAGTGCCTCAATACTATCAAGAGCAATCGGAAAGGGCGATAAAGAAACGACAGATAAAATATTCGGGAATTTTTGTTACTGGGTAATATTTTTTTCTGTAATTATCACGATATTGGGTTTGGTTTTTGCACCTCATTTTTTAGATTTGGTAGGAGCTAAAGGAAATATTAAAGAACTTGGTGTGAGATATTTAAGAATAGTTTTCTTTGGCTCTATATTTGTGAATTTTGCTCAAGCGGGAAATATGACAATGCGTGGCGAAGGTGCATTAAAGCAATCAATGATGATTATGGGAGCGGGAGCTATATTAAACATTATTTTAGATCCTATTTTTATGAAGTTGATGGGTGAATATGCGATTGAAGGTGCAGCTATTGCAACTGTAATATCTCAAATTGTACAAGCAATATTGACATTCCACTATTTTTCAAAGAAAAGTGCTTTTGTGGGTATCCATAAAATTCAAAAATACAAGGCAATTTATAGCGAAATGTTCAGTATAGGAAGTTCAGCAATGATGATGCAAATTTTATTTGCAGTACAGCAAACATTTTTGTTTAAGCAAGCCTTTGCGTATGGAGGAGATGATTGGGGAATTTTGATGTCTGCTACAATGCGATTATATATGTTTTCCTTTATTCCACTGTGGGGTATGAGTCAAGGCTTACAACCTGTTATTGGAGCTAATTTCGGAGCAAAACAATACGGAAGAGTAAAAGATACGATGAAGATTTTTATGTATGGTGCAACAATTCTTGCAGCAGCTTCATGGATACCATCAATGTTTTGTTCAGAAAAATTACTATCATTATTCAGTGTGAGAAGGGAGATTATTGAAGTTGGTGTTGTAAATTTTAAGATGTTTTATTCTACATTCATCTTATATGGAATTATGATTATGACACTTACATTTTTCCAATCCATAGGAGATGGAAAAAAAGCAGGCATGATTGTAATGCTTAGACAGTTAGTTTTATTTATTCCTGCAATATTACTATTTCCAAAGGTGTTTGGAGCGTCAGCAGTTTGGTGGACAGAACCTATCGTAGACTTTAGTATGATTATGTTAGGACTGTTTTTAATGCTTAATGGACTTAAGAAGATGGGAAAACAACAAATTACAAACAGTTTTAGGTAG
- a CDS encoding bactofilin family protein — translation MKHKSLYLPFKCLLSLMVCLALVLLPVAALATDLPTSAAVPEGSSSAAGSVPTTTTETEGGTVFRSGSTVTISEDINGNAFATGETVTVSGTVKGDVFAAGNRVIIDGVVTGNVFAAGRSVHLGPQADIRGDVYLTGQSLSASSTAKIAQEAYLAGQDLTLAGTIGRQLWASGEKIRIDALIKGDAKAEGDKVSLHKGSVIGGNFTYSGKLTQEPGAKIKGDTIQLRTSTGDKNTPLDMFFAFLETFLAAFGFWLIIRLGARSAWPKMTRPFFRRPVKSLVIGLLLTIGVPLFAILFFFTIKGIPLALTFMAVYISSASLPAFVLALFLAALFSAKKDCRGTASPLLMILMILILAGVQTGAGYLSGVGQMVNMVLGLLSLWLFWSMVAACFIAANDADDLADDLAALQAEEAQPAEETASPKENPVPAAEVTRREKPLAPTVDDHDNDATRINIPIDERAHGRRSDNPVEPMDPKNPLSGSHDA, via the coding sequence ATGAAACACAAGAGCTTATACCTACCGTTTAAATGTTTGCTCAGTTTGATGGTTTGTTTGGCGTTGGTCCTTTTGCCGGTGGCCGCTTTGGCGACAGACCTGCCGACCAGCGCTGCGGTCCCGGAAGGGTCCTCTTCCGCCGCGGGCAGTGTCCCAACCACCACCACAGAAACTGAAGGGGGCACCGTTTTTCGCAGCGGTTCTACGGTAACCATCTCTGAAGACATCAACGGCAACGCTTTTGCCACCGGCGAGACCGTCACCGTATCCGGCACGGTCAAGGGGGATGTCTTTGCCGCCGGGAACCGGGTCATTATTGACGGGGTCGTCACCGGCAATGTTTTTGCCGCCGGCCGCAGCGTTCACCTGGGCCCGCAGGCGGATATTCGCGGCGATGTTTACCTGACCGGCCAATCCCTCTCTGCCTCTTCTACGGCAAAAATTGCCCAGGAAGCCTATCTGGCCGGGCAAGATTTAACCCTGGCCGGGACGATTGGTCGCCAGCTCTGGGCCTCCGGCGAAAAAATAAGGATTGACGCCCTGATTAAAGGTGATGCCAAAGCTGAAGGCGATAAGGTCAGCTTACACAAGGGCAGCGTCATCGGGGGGAATTTTACCTACAGCGGTAAATTGACCCAAGAGCCGGGCGCTAAAATCAAGGGTGACACCATCCAGTTGCGGACATCCACCGGTGATAAAAACACCCCTCTGGATATGTTCTTTGCCTTTTTGGAAACATTCCTGGCCGCCTTCGGCTTCTGGCTGATCATCCGCCTGGGTGCCCGCAGCGCCTGGCCAAAGATGACCCGTCCCTTCTTCCGACGCCCGGTGAAAAGCCTGGTCATTGGGCTCTTGCTCACCATCGGCGTCCCCCTCTTTGCCATCCTTTTCTTCTTTACGATTAAAGGCATTCCGCTGGCGCTCACTTTTATGGCGGTTTACATCAGCTCCGCCAGCTTGCCAGCCTTTGTCCTGGCCCTCTTCTTGGCCGCCCTTTTCAGTGCCAAAAAAGATTGCCGCGGCACCGCCAGTCCCCTTTTGATGATCCTTATGATTCTCATCCTGGCAGGGGTTCAGACGGGCGCAGGCTACCTATCCGGCGTCGGCCAGATGGTCAATATGGTCCTCGGCCTGCTTAGCCTCTGGCTCTTCTGGTCAATGGTTGCCGCTTGCTTTATTGCGGCAAACGATGCCGACGATCTGGCAGATGACTTGGCCGCGCTCCAGGCGGAAGAAGCCCAGCCGGCAGAAGAAACGGCCAGCCCGAAAGAAAACCCGGTCCCGGCGGCTGAGGTCACCCGCCGGGAAAAACCGCTTGCGCCGACGGTCGATGACCACGATAACGATGCCACCCGCATCAATATCCCGATCGACGAAAGGGCTCATGGCCGCCGGTCAGACAACCCCGTCGAACCGATGGACCCTAAAAATCCTTTAAGCGGCAGCCACGACGCCTAA
- a CDS encoding IS3 family transposase, giving the protein MYWQKKWSREDKDQALKDDILAIRQDHKDYGYRRIHLELKNRGWVANKKKVQRLVQVMGLQVPSYGRKYKKYSAYKGVVGKIKKYRIHRRFNASVPYRRTFHSDRGWG; this is encoded by the coding sequence ATGTACTGGCAGAAAAAGTGGAGCAGAGAAGATAAAGACCAAGCTTTAAAAGACGACATCCTGGCCATTCGGCAGGACCACAAAGACTATGGCTATCGAAGGATCCACCTGGAACTGAAGAACCGTGGTTGGGTGGCAAACAAAAAGAAAGTTCAACGACTGGTCCAGGTCATGGGCCTTCAAGTCCCTTCCTATGGCAGGAAATACAAGAAATACAGCGCCTACAAAGGCGTCGTTGGCAAAATCAAGAAATATCGCATCCATCGACGCTTTAACGCCTCTGTCCCTTACCGGCGCACCTTCCACTCCGATCGCGGCTGGGGCTAG
- a CDS encoding sensor histidine kinase: MIRRLRWRFIFSAMSALLLVMMVLLGAINGLAYWQNIDKIDGLIDLIATHEGRLPQNIHAADGKLRKELKLSAETPYETRYFTVRLNGEDRPYAVNLSNIAGTGSDRAKILARMALNSDKPRGSLDHFRYRVIQEGKGKLLIFLDTQNEANLRREFIRNSLSVSIVAFFATFILVVLFSKRAVQPIIDNHNLQRRFISDAGHELKTPLSIISANVDILELTGGQSEWTESIHRQVDRMNSLIGELLKLSTMEDRAMRPRDYELQDLSQITEEIAESFQPVAQHDKKALAIAIEPNVRILADGQSLANLVSVLVDNALKYSPQDSTVEIALHSHNRQGARLSVSNTCLNPPNVAELNRLFERFYRADPSRARQSGGFGIGLSMAKAIVQAHKGQVTADLQDDRITFTVLLP, translated from the coding sequence ATCAACGGCCTGGCCTACTGGCAGAACATCGATAAAATTGACGGCCTTATCGATTTAATCGCCACCCATGAAGGCCGCTTGCCGCAAAATATTCATGCCGCTGACGGCAAGCTGCGGAAAGAGTTGAAACTGAGCGCCGAAACCCCTTATGAAACCCGCTACTTTACCGTCCGCTTAAATGGTGAAGACCGCCCTTACGCGGTCAACTTGAGCAATATTGCCGGCACCGGCAGTGACCGGGCAAAAATATTGGCCCGCATGGCCCTCAACAGCGATAAGCCGCGCGGGTCTTTAGATCATTTCCGTTACCGGGTCATCCAGGAGGGCAAGGGCAAGCTCTTGATTTTTTTGGACACCCAGAATGAGGCCAACTTGCGCCGGGAATTTATCCGCAACAGCCTGTCCGTCTCCATTGTCGCCTTTTTTGCCACCTTTATCTTGGTGGTCCTTTTTTCCAAACGCGCCGTTCAGCCGATCATTGATAATCATAATTTACAGCGCCGCTTTATCAGTGATGCCGGCCATGAACTGAAAACGCCCTTGTCGATTATTTCTGCTAATGTGGACATCCTGGAACTGACCGGTGGCCAAAGCGAATGGACGGAAAGCATCCATCGCCAGGTGGACCGGATGAACAGCCTGATTGGTGAATTGTTAAAGCTCTCCACCATGGAGGACCGGGCCATGAGGCCACGAGACTATGAACTCCAAGATCTTTCTCAAATCACAGAGGAAATCGCCGAATCCTTTCAGCCGGTGGCCCAGCACGATAAAAAAGCGCTGGCCATCGCCATTGAGCCAAATGTTCGTATCTTAGCCGACGGCCAGAGCCTGGCCAACCTCGTTTCCGTCCTGGTGGACAACGCCTTAAAATATTCTCCTCAAGACAGCACGGTGGAGATTGCCCTCCACAGCCACAACCGCCAGGGGGCCCGCCTGTCTGTGAGCAATACCTGCCTGAACCCGCCCAATGTGGCCGAATTAAACCGCCTCTTTGAGCGTTTTTACCGCGCCGACCCTTCCCGCGCCAGACAAAGCGGCGGCTTTGGCATTGGCCTGTCCATGGCAAAGGCCATTGTCCAAGCCCATAAAGGCCAGGTGACCGCCGACTTGCAAGATGACCGGATCACCTTTACCGTCCTCTTGCCTTAA